TTCTTGATAACGTTCATCTGCAGAATCCACCACTGTACCTGCTAAATCAATCCCTGGTACCATTGGGTATTCTGGGACAACTTTTGATTTAGGAACTGTAGCTAATCCGTCTTTATAATTTACACTTGAATATGCAACCTTTATGGTTACATCTCCTTTAGGCAAGTCTGCTTCTGTTCGTTGTACTATTTCAGTTGTAACTTTGTCTTCTTGTTTTGTTGCTAGTAATGCACGAAATGTCATAAATAGACTCCCTTCTTTATTTGAAGACTAACCCTTTCACCATACTATGTAATAAACTAAATCAGCAAATGTTGCGCATAAAGTAAAGCATAAACGTCCGTTTACCGGAGTACAAACTGATCCCATAGGACGTGGGTTGGTTCGATGTTGATATAATCGAACCTTTATCTCCCAGATTTTCATCTACGCCTTACATGTAAGAATCACCAACTCATACTACTATCTTTACTATAAAAAAAGAGTAAAGGCAAAACGCTGTACTCTCTGATATAGTTATTGTTGATTGTTGACTTGTTTTTTTAATTCTTCAATCTCTGTCAACAACTCAGAAACCATGTCATCGCTTTTACGCAACTCTTCTCCTAACATTTTGATGGTCTCTTCTTCCCAAGCAAAAGGATCACCTTGCTCTGGAGTTACTGGTAAATCTATATATTCCTCACCATCTAACTCATTCGGTGAAAAATAAATATGAACCTTACACCCATCATCCCCGTTAGCAATTCGTTCCTTAATAGTAACTTTACCATACCCAAAATGACGAGAAGCTATGCCACCAAACACACTGGATGTCATCATGCATAGATGAGGTGCGTCCTTAACTACATCCCCAAATGGACATTGATGAGCTTTCACCACTACACAATCAGGATGAACAGACTCAATTTCGAAATGACCTCCGATTGCATTTTTAATATCTATAATTAGTTCGGCATACTCATCCACAGTTAACGTATGATAATGATTTAAAAAGAACCCCTCTATCCACTCTCCTTTTCGTATCCCTAACTGACGAATGTATTCTTCAGCTTTCGCACCAACACTTCGTTGATGTATGTTGGCATATTGGGTGATTAATTTCGACAAAAAGAGCTGGCTACTTAATTGACTTCCCATCACATTCACCCCTGTTTCTTACCTAACTAAAATGATGTATTTGCTATACTACTATTACACTAAATCCGAGTTTCGTAAACATTTTTCAAAGAATTCAATCAAGCAAACATTTCCTATACATATTTAATGAACTTGGAATGAATAATCCATCTTGAGACAACCTAATACAAAATTAGAAAGAGGTGTCAGGATGGAAAACCAGTCCATGATGGAAGAATACAACACAGCCGATCTATCCGATGAAATGCTCCATGAAATTAAAGCGTTAGAAAACGAATTTAGAAACGAGTCGGATGAGCAGATTATTTTAATTGCATACACTCACAAATAAAAAATTTCCGGGGGGATTACTACAAACACCCCCGGAAATCTTTCACAAAAGGATTTGGTGGAATTCAAATCAATTAATTATTTTATTACGCATAAGTGAATCCCGCTTTGTATGCACAGTGTGTGCTCCTCTCGCTTTTACCCCTCTACTGTAACGGGTTTTAGATTACCTTTACTATAGTGGAAGTATTTGGGGTCTTGTTTCTCCTTGACTACTTTTATAACCTTTTGGTTTCCCTGATTTTTAATCAGAGCGGCCTTACTCGTGGTAGCATCAGCGACATCTGCTTTTTCAAAGTGATCTTTATTCCATCGATAAATCCAAACATATGGAGGTAAAGCTCTCTTAGAATGCGATACAAGCTCTTTCGAATCATCATTGTCAATGTTTATCAAATCACCATTACCTGCTGTTAATAGATTCACTACATTCTCATTTTGGAAGCCTATGACATTCATTTCATTCGATGTAGGTCCCATACCTCCAGTAATGAGTATTTCGGTTTGGTCATCATTGGTAACATCCACTTGTTGTATATCGACCGTATCCATACCATATTGTCCTACAATGCCAATGTCATAATAGGTATCATTTACGTTTAAAATAGCTTTTACCTTTTTCTTTTCGGAATTAGTTTCTTTCTGTTTGGAAAATGGACTATAAAACATTAGGGATCCTTTTTTATCTTTAGTGGTACTAACTGCTTTCGTCCCTACCTTTTCCCATTCATCCTTAGGTTGCGTTGTTTTTAACTTCTTCACGTCAGCGGGCTGGAAGGTTAGTTTCACCTGATTTCCTTCACCCTTTTTAGGTGTTTGCTTTTCTCCATTTGTTTCACTTTCTTGCTGATTTTCCTGACTATTTTGATCTTGTGGTGTCACTTGGTCTTCATTATTACAAGCACTCAACAAGCATATAATACTTGTTCCAATCAGAAATAGCTTCCACTTCATTGTCAAAACCCCTGTCTTATGTATTGTCGTATGTCTATTTCACAAAAGAGAGAGGTTTACACATCTATACTATTATTCAGGACGTATTACTCACAACTCATCTCCGAATCAATCGCGGTTGCTTCCAAATGATAAAACTTAGTAATGCGGCACAAGCCAAAAATGAAGGAAACATATACCCTAAATTATATGTCAGAGAATATACCCAAACAGATGTGTCTTCAGGAGCTAGGTAATCAAAAAACACAATTCCTCCCAAAAAGTGACTACAGAATCGCAGTACACTTCCTAGAAACGTAGCTAATATAAGAATCGTCATAAACTGCTTTGTATGTCTATCATGTAACGCACGATGAATAGAACTAGCAAACAATCCCGCCACTCCTACTAAAGCAAAGGCTAATGGATAATCCGTTATATATTGGAGGGGATGGACAATAAAAGGTTGTATAACAGAATTCAACAAACCAACAAGGACCCCTGTCACGACTCCCCCTTTAACTCCCCATCGAAAAGCCATAATTAAAATAGGAACCATCACAAATGAAATTGATCCCCCTTGGAGCCATAATGGAATAGACAAAAATGGTAGACTTAGAATCAAACCAATAGCAGCAAAAATAGACATTTCTATCATAAACAAAACCCTAGTGTGTTGCATAGTTGTACTCCCCTCCCTTTTTATTGATGCAATCTAGAAAATAAAACAAAAAAGTAAAGCAAGGGATTGCTTCTGAGATGGAGAAGACCTATTTACTATGAACCATCACGAAAGCCACATCCCTACGCTAGTATTACTTAACAGGTCAATAAGGGTTAGAACAAACTCTTCACTCTCAGCCAATTAGGCTCCCCTTGTGGTTTGATACACTGTTTTTTGTCACTAATTATAAGAATATGATTCTATTCTTGCAAGCAAGTCGAGAAGTCGGTTTAGTTTGCTACAGGACGTAACTAAAGAAAAGCGCAAGTGCCCTGTTAGCAACATATATGCTGCGACCAACACGACATAGTTTGGTTCGATGTTGACTAATCGACCGGAGGTTAGGGAAGGATACTAGTTGCTGGAAGTGGCCTATATAAAGGGATATAGGTGTACAAAAAAACATTTTAATAATTTCCTATAAGGAACAAACGTTATCAAATTAGAAAAGAATGCAATTTGATTAATTTTTGTTTGAGATTTCATTTATACAGTAAAATGACAGAGGAACTAAGTCTTTCTTTTCCTTTTTTTACCATTATTTCATTTGTGGATAATAATAGTATTTTTATAGAGGGTATTTATAATATTCTCTATAAAGATTATCAAATATGCTAATTCCGTCAAAAAACGGCTGTGCGAAGCTTCCTTCCTTATCAACTGTCCAGGCTGTAGATAAAACGGAATGACAGTATCCCCACAAGAGTAAGCGATCTTTTTGAAGGGACAATTCTTCTGTAAATACATTTACCCGATCTTTAATAGTTTGGTAAGCATTTTTACCAGGTAAATTATTGAGCATGTATTGGATGAGATCATATTCTCTTTCCCCAACCAGCCCTTTGGGGTCAATAGACATCCATCCATGTTGTTCTGATGCTAGGATATTATAATGATGGAAATCTCCATGCAGAAGCCAGTCATGACGCGCTTATTGATTCAAGTATGTAAAAATTTCAAATGCTTTTTGAAACATCTGAGCTGAAATAGGCCCTAAACCACTAGGATTTTTCCTAACCAGTTCCTCAAGGTTCTCTTCCCTTATTTTTGTAGTATGTAAAGGGCACTCCTTTGGAACCTTTATATGAAGATTTTTCAGTAACCTTGCTGCAATAAGCGTCTCTTTTTGTTCATCCCCTACTTCTGCTAACGTATATCCTGGCGTTAGTTTTTCAAGTATTATGATACCTTTATTAAGATCAAAATCAAAGAGTGCATTCATTCTTTGATTTTGAAATAAGCTAATTGCTATGACTTCATCATGAAACTCAACTCCAGGAATGCACACTTTTACTACAACCTCTTTATTATTCTTCATCGTAGCGGGAGCTACATAATTAATGGATAAATGGTATGGTTCCTCTATCCTCATCTCCCACCTTTCTTCACAATATGAGAGCAGGGATGGCAATTCGTTTATCCATCTCTCTCCCTGTTCATTAAAATGAAGCCGGACATTTTTCATAAATGATTCTTGTTTTATCACCATTATACCCCCTTCCATTTAAAAGAAAATGTATTGATTTACATGTCCTTAGTACGAGCAGAAGCTTAGCTGCATTTTCCTACATTCAGTTTTGCAGAGCGTGTAAAAACGGACTTATTTTTTTAATAAGCCCGTTTTCCTTTACTATCCTCGCTCATATGGTTTAATCAATGAATATAACATATGAATGTAAGGTAAGCTTATGCCGGCTTTTTGTGCTAACCTTAATGCCCCACCTTGCAAATGATCCACTTCTAGAGGCAAGCCTTTACGTTTATCTTGATGCATAGAAGAAGTAGCTTCATCTGGTAATGATTCAAATTTTAAAATCCCTGCTTGAATACTTTCCTCCCTTAACGGAATATCAAAAGCATTTGCTAAAATCTTCATTTCCTTTAAGACATTCTTAGTGGCTTCATACGTTACTTGCTCTTCACGTATGGTTCCAACAGTAAAGTTCCCAGCTGTTGTAACACCCGAAAACGCAGTGATAAACATGTACTTCTTCCAAAGATCTTCCATAATATGTTGACTTTGTTTCGCTCTCATATTCGCATCAGCACAAACATGTTCTAATTGATTGCATAGTTCATGTTGCGAAAAATGAAGGGGGCCGAAATGAATGTCATGTAACTGACTGGAATGAACTACATGCCCTTTTTCATCTAATGTTGCAATAATATATGACAATCCACCTATAACGTTCTCTTCACCTAACTCATCCTGCAACGTGTAAATGTGTTCAATTCCGTTTAACAAAGGCAATACTTTAGCACCTTTTTGTACCAAATCCTTCAACTCTGGTATTGCACCTTGTAAATGATAACCCTTTACTGCCAAGATCACTAAATCTGTAAATTCTATGTCACTTACGTCCTCTACCACAAAAGGTTGTTCAAGGGTGTAATCTCCTTGAACACTATGTAGGTGCACCCCATGTTTGCGTAATTGTTCAGATCTTCTAGAGCGAACTAAATATTGAACCTGGTGTCCGATTTGCTCCCATCGAACTCCGAAATAAGCTCCTATGGCTCCTGCTCCAAGTATTGTTATATTCAATTCATCCACCTCTTTTCACAATTAGTGTATCAGAAAACGCTACCTTTTGGTTACAATTCCCCCTACATTAACATTAATCACTCTACGTTTATGATACCTCTACCAGCATCACACTTCACAAAAAACCCTAAAAAAAGTCTGCTCTGATAATAGAGCAGACTTTTAACACTTGTTATTCTAATCTTCTAAAATAGCTTCTGATCCACAACTGTCGTATCTACTTCTGAACCAAACCAAATGTTGAGTTTGTTTTTTGCTTTCTGTTTCACTTCCTCATCAATGTACATGGAAACTTGCAGCAACGCTGCCCCTAACGCTCCAAAATCGTCCGTATAGCCAACTCCCGCAGCAAAATCCGGAATAAGATCAAAAGGTAAGATAAAGTAACCTAATGATCCGATAATCGTTGTTCGAACCCAAACTGGCAGATCATTCTTTTGTAACGTGTAATATAAAAGCAATGCAGCGTAGACTACTGAATGTCCTGCTTTTTTGGCAAACAATTGTAATTTGCTCCAAAATTCATCTTTGGAAAAAAACTTATCCTTACCAGTTGTTGACGGTACAATTTGTTGGTTTAGATTTTTTTCCATATATATACCTCCTTGTTACTCAATGCCATGATAGTATCTAGAGAAACCTTGATTTTTAATCTATGTTTACCAATAACTAACCTTAGTAACCTTTTCCCTATCTTTACATTTCTATTTATATAATAAGCTATTTTTTTATTATATAGATGGTTTGCAATTGAAATATGATGGGTATTATATAAATAAATAATATAACATTTCTCATTACAACTTAAATCTACTAAATAGAAGCTATTTTGATAAAAAAAATAACCTCTCCTGAAACCGAAGAGGCTATTCATTCGTCTTATTTATAAATACTATTATTGATTCATAGCTTGATATAATGCCACTGAAAATGCTGCGCGAGTTGTAGCAGCGCTTGACTTGAATGAATCTGCTTTGAAGTATCCAGATTCATCAGAAGCACTAAGAAGTTCAATAGCATGGTTATCATCACCATTTGTCGTTTGTACTTTATCTGCTAATTTTTCTTCCAAATCAAATGCTCTATTCATCATAATCGCCATTTGCCAGCGTGCGATTGTTTCGTCTGGTTTGAAGTTGCCATCTGGAAAGCCTTTAATGATACCTGTTTTCTTCATAGCTGCAATGTCTTCAGCAAATGTGTGATTTTCTGCTACATCTGGGAAAGAAACAGATGAATTTGTATCTACTTTTAATGCATTGTTAATAAGAGCTGCCGCCTGACCACGAGAAATGGAAACATCAGGCTTAAAAGTGCCATCTCTATAACCATTAATGATTTTTGAAGCTGTAAGAGTCTTAACTGCTTCAAATGCCTTGTTATCTTCAGAAAGATCTGGGAATAACTCATTTTTATCAAAGTCTGCTACTCTACGAGCCGTAGCATATTTAGGTCCCCAATAAGGATTATCCAAAGATACAACATCAACACCCTCACTTGATGTAGCACTAATAAATTTATTGTTACCTACATAAATTCCTACATGGGAAATGCCTTGCTTATATGTATTCTTAAAGAATATTAAATCTCCAACTTTTAAATTAGATTTACTAACCTTTTCTCCTACGTTAGCTTGTGATCCAGTTGTACGAGGAATATCAATGTCCATCTTCTTAAACATATACTGCGTAAAGCCTGAGCAATCAAAACCGTTAGGTGATGCTCCTCCAAAAACGTAAGGTGTACCCATATGGTTTTTTGCAGCTGCAATTAAATTTTCTCCTTCAGATGCTGCCGAAACTTCTTGCGCATGACCAAATCCTAGTATCAGCGCTATCGCCATCCCCATTGCCAAAAGGTGTCTTTTCAAAATGCTCACTCTCCATCTCTTTATCTAATTTGTTCGACTTATGCTGTTAGAACCAATTCTACCAAAAAAATGGGCGACATAACTTTACAGGTTTATTACATTTTCTTTTCAGAGATATCAAAATAAGCTTCCCTATATTCATATTCAACTTAAAAGTATCACACATTAACAAGTTTCGAGTTCAATGTATGGGGAATAATGACAATGAAACATTGAATTAGGGGGGTATCACATTGAAACCATTTGTAAGAGAATATACGAATGATGAAAAACTTCAAAACGATGTACAAAAACTTTCTAATCACGGAATCCACAAAGATAATATTTATGTAATGAGTCATGATGATGATCGTACAGAACGAATCGCAAACAATTCTGATGCAAATACAGTTGGCTTTAAAGAACAAAATATCAGTGAAACTGTAGGAAATATGCTTAACAAAAAAGGAGATGAGCTTCGTAATAAGCTTCAGGACCTAGGCTTATTCGAAACAGAAGCAGAAACGTATGAGGAACGCCTTGACGAAGGTAAAGTACTATTACTTATTACAGAGACTGAAGATGTAGACAACATTATCTAATTACTAATTAATCTGGAGCATTCCACCCGAATGCTCCTTTATTTTTTGCTAGGGCAAAGAAGGGCACGCCCATTGGCGACGTATGGAGTGTAGTCTAAACAACGTATTGATTCAATGTTGCTGCGTAAAACGGGCTACTCTACTTTATGATTTCCGATAAAAATAAAAACGATTTGTAACAAATTTGTAATGTTTTGTATTACATACTTATTGCTCAGATTTTTTAAGAACCCCCTTCCGCAAAACTAATTTCAATTTCTTATTCTGGTAAGCACTCACATTGACATTAACACCTTAACGATTTAACGTATAAGAGGTTTAAATAGCGATAGCGCTAATATTTAATTCATTCTATACATCAACGTTTAGGAAGAGGTGACATCATGAAGCAATCTGCCCAAGCAAACCCGCTTTCTTTATTACCTTTTATCGTCTTTTTAGCAACTTTTTTTCTGGCTGGAATGATAACAGGAGATTTTTATCAAGTTTCTATGTTAATACCCGCAGTATTAGCAGCTATTACATCATTACTTATCTCCAAAAAGATAAGTCTATCATCTAGAGTTGAACAGTTTGCTCAAGGTGCAGGACACCCAGATATCATGATTATGGTTATGATTTTTCTATTGTCTGGAGCATTTTCTGCAGTGGCAAATGGAATTGGTTCTGTCGATTCGACCGTTAATTTTGCTTTAACCTATTTACCTCAAAATATGATTATTGTGGGAATTTTTATTATTGGCAGTTTTATATCACTAGCCATGGGTACTTCAGTAGGAACCATATCTGCATTGGCACCTATTGCAGTGGGAATTAGCGGCGAAACTGAACTTCCAACAGCAATTACTGTTGCTACGGTTGTGGGCGGAGCAATGTTTGGAGACAACTTATCTATTATTTCTGACACTACCATTGCAGCAGTACGTACGCAAAAAACAGAAATGAAAGATAAGTTTAAAACCAATTTTTTCATCGTAATGCCTGCAGCCTTTATTACCATAGGCACTCTTTTTGTAATAACATTAGGAAGTACCTCTACTGTATCTGCAGAATCATTTGAATGGGTGAATATTCTTCCATACCTCGGGGTACTTATTGCTGCATTATTAGGAGCTAATGTTCTAGCAGTATTACTGGGAGGTATCCTCTTAGCAGGTATAATAGGATTGACAACATCAGACTATTCTCTAATGAAGTTTATGGAACAAATTACATCGGGAATGACTGGTATGGCTGAATTGATCTTATTAACTATCATTCTAGGCGGCATAGTAGCTATGATCCAAAATAATGGTGGTATTCAATTTATCATGAATGCATTATCGAAAGGTGTTCGTTCAAAAAAAGGTGCCGAGGCTAGTATTGCAGGTCTTGTCAGTACGACAAACTTAGCTACAGCAAATAATACCATTGCCATCATTACAACAGGACAACTCGTAAAACAAATCTCAGATAATTATCAAATAGACCCTCGTAAATCTGCTAGCTTACTTGATATCTTTTCTTGTACAATACAAGGTTTAATCCCATATGGTGCACAGTTACTAACTGCAGCACAGTTTGGTGAAATATCACCCTTAGCCATAATCCCATATTCCTTTTACCCAATGTTAATAGCAGTGATGGGGACTATTGCCATATCAACTAATTTCCCGAGGTTTAAAACATCATCTTAAGTAATAATGTGTGGCCCGATCATTAGGGCCACAATTTTTTCCCTTTCAAAAATTTAATTTTTTACTGCATAAAGAATAAATTGCTCCAAACGCTCCTAGCGACTAGCAACTTCCTCACCCTCATCACGGTAAGTCAACATCTGATAGCTAACGCTCTTCGTGTTTAATTTATCTCAAAAGAACTTAGAAGTGGTTCTATTAAAACACTACGTCACGCAGCAACTTCAAACCAACCTACGTCTTGTGGGCAGCAAGTTTGTACGTCGCTAAACGGACTCTCAGAGCTCTTCTTTAAAAAATTTCATAAAAGTGAATCCTATTTAAAAGTCGTCACGTCTTATACATGAACGCACTATTAATCATAGGATTCATTAGCGAAAGGATGACGCAGGATGGGAGAACAAATTATGGTCAAAAAACATCCTTCTCATCAAGAAGAGGCAGTAAATGTACTAGAAATGGACTCTACTGAAGCTCTTGAAAAAATTATGGATGAATATGGAGACGATGTGAAACGATTTATTTACACTTATGTAAAAAATCAAGCAGATACGGATGATATTACTCAAGAAACGTTTCTTACCGTATATAAAAAGCTACACACTTTTCAGCATAAGTCTTCCCTTCGAACATGGATTTTTTCGATAGCGATTAATAAGAGTAAGGATTATTTGAGGAGTTTTCATACTCGTCACGACAATCTGTTTCAAAAAATGATTACGTATCTTACGGAGTCACAAGATAATGAGACACCAGAAAAACAGATTGTGGATGAAAGCGAGTCACATGAATTTATGACATTCATTTTACAACTCCCCATTAAGTATCGTGAAGTGCTGATTCTCTATTATTTTAATGATTTTTCTATTAAGGAAATCTCTCATTCTCTTAACCAAAAAGAATCAAGTGTTAAGACTCGTTTGAATCGAGCGCGAACCAGACTAGCGAATATCCTTGAGGAAAGAAGCAATCAAAGGAGTGATCTGTCATGAGCTTGGATCAAAAATTGAGAGGTATGAAAAATCATTATAAAGAAGAGATACCGACATCATTTTCATCGAAGGACAAAGAGGATGTATTTAAAACCATAAGTCAGGAAACATACCCTAAACGACCAAAATTCACCACATATTTATTAAAGCCTGCTGCAATTACCGTATGTACAACTGTAACCCTTTTAATCGGTGGTCTGACTGTTAATCAAATTGGTGATATGGAAGGTTCTTTTACAACACAACCTTTTGTCGTAGAAAATCATGATGTTCGGGATTCCATTAGCAATAAGAGTATATCCACACAAAATTCATCGGACACCTCTTTTGGAGGTGGAGGATCAATAGCTGTTCCTCAACAAACGCCTGAAATGAAATCCGAAAGTTATGACTATGATTCCCTGAAGCCTGGAGATCAAGTTGATGCAATGACTTTAAAAGAAATTAGACAAGAATCTCCAAGGACATATACGTTTAGTGGAGATGTCGTTGTTTCAGGAACACTCCGAAAAAAGGATGATACAGATGAATATCTGTTTCATATAAATGATTTAACCAAATCTAAGCTCCCTTTCTCAAAAGATCAAACAGGGATGATGTTGGTTGAATTAAACAATGCAGATGCTATTGTTAACACTCTGCAAGATGGCACTAAGAATGATGCTTATATGAAGTTTGTTATTTCTGAATATGTACACACGGAAGGATCAACTTCCTCCCCTATTGTAAGATCCATTACCGTGGATGGCATTATTCAGAACGGGGAATATCAAAAGGTCACTTCCCCATGAGTAAGTTTCCTCCCTATTCAAGATTAAACGAATAAAAGAAATGCCATGCAAGCTCCGGTTAGCGATAAGGCCGGGGCTATCTTTTTGTCCAATTCTCACATCTCCCCACCTATTAGCAAAGGGATAATTAACACAATAGTTCCAACTACAATCAACACCATCCCTCCAACTCTTGCTATTATTTCATCCTGATTATCATTTAATCGATTCAAAGTCAGTATTTTAAATCGTAACAGAAAACCTATGGTTACCATGACCATTCCAATCAATAAAACTATGGCATTCCAAAGCAACGCTAACACATCCTTTTATTATAAGAATAGGTTATCCTAATTACCTCAATAAACACATAAAGAAAAGCGAAAGCGCCAGTTCAGCGTCGTATCTGCTGATACCTACACGACATAAGTTGGTGGAACGATGTTGCTGCGTGACGTAGCGGTCTTAATCGACCCTCCATTTTTCCAGAACTTCACCTGATTCCATAGGAGATAAAGCAAACACGAAAATCGTAAGAGATACGATATTGCCTTATTCTAAGGAGTTGAGGGAAGCACAGTAGTTGCTGGGATCTGAACATATGCATGGCCTATATAACTTATTAGGTTATACACAAGTCTATATTTTTATTAATCCTAGCACATAAAAAGAACGTCAGGTAAATACCTGACGTTCTCGCACCTTTTAGTAATGTAGTTTATCTAATTTTGTTTCTACTTCTAGAAAGGCTAATAGGCTTTGAGCAAATTGTGCTTTCGTTACATCCTCATTAGGATTAAAGCTACTATCTTCTGAGTTAAGAATTCCTAATTTAGTTGCCAACGCAACGTGACCTTCGAATTCCATATCACCTGAATCATTGAAACCAGATTGGAATACCCCATCCATGCTCGCAAGTTTGTCATATCCTAGTGCTGTAACTAACAGTTTCGCCACAAATTCGCGCTCTGCATCCTCATCAGGATTGAAATTATCAGCATCATGATCAAGCATATTTCGTTGAATTGCTGTTAAAATATATCGATAATTCTCATTTTCTTTTGATACATCATCAAACATATCGATATCTTGTGAAGAATAATAACGATCATATCCTAGTGCAACCATCATATACTTAACAAGTTCACCACGAGAAACCGTTTGATCAGGATTCACATTACCTTCATCATCCAGCTTAAATACTCCATATTCAACCATGGTAAATAACGCTTCTTCCGCTTTATGATCATCAATATCTTTAGGTTTTTGTCTACCATTTGTATATTCTTTTCCTGTTTCTGCATTAATCCATTTCCCTGTTTTAGCATCATAAAACACATTATACTGGGAAATATCTCGTGTAGGTTGGTAAACAAGCATTGCATCTGTAACACGCTCTTCATCTTCTCTGGTTCTTGGTAAATGGTAACTTAGATCCATTGAATAATGAGATAGAATATCTTCTTTAGCTTTGTCTTTTGATAATACATCGTCTTCACTCGGGAATTCTAAATCATTCCAACGCATGTTATAGCGAAGCAATTCACCATTTTTGGTGGAAATGGAAACTCTCGCCTCATTACCTTCAACTAATATTCCATTTTCTTTACGAACAAATGTTACATCATAGGCAATCGGTTTATCACTGCCATTATATGTGCTTTCTTGTACTGTTGTTGCATATAAATGATCTAGCTTCGAAGGCGCAGCTTTTTTCACGACTTCTAGTGCTTTCTCTTTAGCTTCATCTTTCGTTGTGTTCACTTCAAAGTCTTTTGGTAATACCTCGCCATAGCGATACATCATATCATCTTGAAATCTCAATACTTGTCCTGTTTTCGCATCCACTTGGATACTAAGACTCATTGGAGCTGCTTGCTCTTGATCTCTATAATGAAATCTCCAGGTAGGGTTCTCAGATGGCATAGGACTATAATCTTCATAACGAGCATCTTCAAGAGTATATTTGTCTGGAATATCAAATGTATCCTCAACTACTTGAATCGCTTCTTTTTGTGTAAGCTCTTCGCCAGGTACTT
This genomic stretch from Pontibacillus yanchengensis harbors:
- a CDS encoding C40 family peptidase; this translates as MKRHLLAMGMAIALILGFGHAQEVSAASEGENLIAAAKNHMGTPYVFGGASPNGFDCSGFTQYMFKKMDIDIPRTTGSQANVGEKVSKSNLKVGDLIFFKNTYKQGISHVGIYVGNNKFISATSSEGVDVVSLDNPYWGPKYATARRVADFDKNELFPDLSEDNKAFEAVKTLTASKIINGYRDGTFKPDVSISRGQAAALINNALKVDTNSSVSFPDVAENHTFAEDIAAMKKTGIIKGFPDGNFKPDETIARWQMAIMMNRAFDLEEKLADKVQTTNGDDNHAIELLSASDESGYFKADSFKSSAATTRAAFSVALYQAMNQ
- a CDS encoding methanogen output domain 1-containing protein, whose protein sequence is MGSQLSSQLFLSKLITQYANIHQRSVGAKAEEYIRQLGIRKGEWIEGFFLNHYHTLTVDEYAELIIDIKNAIGGHFEIESVHPDCVVVKAHQCPFGDVVKDAPHLCMMTSSVFGGIASRHFGYGKVTIKERIANGDDGCKVHIYFSPNELDGEEYIDLPVTPEQGDPFAWEEETIKMLGEELRKSDDMVSELLTEIEELKKQVNNQQ
- a CDS encoding YkvA family protein produces the protein MEKNLNQQIVPSTTGKDKFFSKDEFWSKLQLFAKKAGHSVVYAALLLYYTLQKNDLPVWVRTTIIGSLGYFILPFDLIPDFAAGVGYTDDFGALGAALLQVSMYIDEEVKQKAKNKLNIWFGSEVDTTVVDQKLF
- the thiT gene encoding energy-coupled thiamine transporter ThiT, which encodes MQHTRVLFMIEMSIFAAIGLILSLPFLSIPLWLQGGSISFVMVPILIMAFRWGVKGGVVTGVLVGLLNSVIQPFIVHPLQYITDYPLAFALVGVAGLFASSIHRALHDRHTKQFMTILILATFLGSVLRFCSHFLGGIVFFDYLAPEDTSVWVYSLTYNLGYMFPSFLACAALLSFIIWKQPRLIRR
- a CDS encoding aminoglycoside phosphotransferase family protein codes for the protein MHGDFHHYNILASEQHGWMSIDPKGLVGEREYDLIQYMLNNLPGKNAYQTIKDRVNVFTEELSLQKDRLLLWGYCHSVLSTAWTVDKEGSFAQPFFDGISIFDNLYREYYKYPL
- a CDS encoding general stress protein: MKPFVREYTNDEKLQNDVQKLSNHGIHKDNIYVMSHDDDRTERIANNSDANTVGFKEQNISETVGNMLNKKGDELRNKLQDLGLFETEAETYEERLDEGKVLLLITETEDVDNII
- a CDS encoding Na+/H+ antiporter NhaC family protein, producing the protein MKQSAQANPLSLLPFIVFLATFFLAGMITGDFYQVSMLIPAVLAAITSLLISKKISLSSRVEQFAQGAGHPDIMIMVMIFLLSGAFSAVANGIGSVDSTVNFALTYLPQNMIIVGIFIIGSFISLAMGTSVGTISALAPIAVGISGETELPTAITVATVVGGAMFGDNLSIISDTTIAAVRTQKTEMKDKFKTNFFIVMPAAFITIGTLFVITLGSTSTVSAESFEWVNILPYLGVLIAALLGANVLAVLLGGILLAGIIGLTTSDYSLMKFMEQITSGMTGMAELILLTIILGGIVAMIQNNGGIQFIMNALSKGVRSKKGAEASIAGLVSTTNLATANNTIAIITTGQLVKQISDNYQIDPRKSASLLDIFSCTIQGLIPYGAQLLTAAQFGEISPLAIIPYSFYPMLIAVMGTIAISTNFPRFKTSS
- a CDS encoding ketopantoate reductase family protein gives rise to the protein MDELNITILGAGAIGAYFGVRWEQIGHQVQYLVRSRRSEQLRKHGVHLHSVQGDYTLEQPFVVEDVSDIEFTDLVILAVKGYHLQGAIPELKDLVQKGAKVLPLLNGIEHIYTLQDELGEENVIGGLSYIIATLDEKGHVVHSSQLHDIHFGPLHFSQHELCNQLEHVCADANMRAKQSQHIMEDLWKKYMFITAFSGVTTAGNFTVGTIREEQVTYEATKNVLKEMKILANAFDIPLREESIQAGILKFESLPDEATSSMHQDKRKGLPLEVDHLQGGALRLAQKAGISLPYIHMLYSLIKPYERG